TGGCCGCGGCCCAGCGTCTTCAGCAGCGGTTTGTCATGGTGCTCGGGATGGCCCAGCGCGGCCGCGAGCTGCAACTCGCCGCCCTCCCATACCGCGTGCGCCGCCAGCGGCATGCTGCAGCTGCCACCCAGGGCGCGCGACACCGCGCGCTCCGCCTGCGTGGCCAGCCAGGTGGGTTCGTGCATCAGGCCGGCGAGCTGCTGGCTCAGCGTCGCGGCATCGGCGCGCACCTCCAGGCCCAGGGCGCCCTGGCCGGCGCAGGGAATCATCTCGTCCACCGCGAACAGGCTGCGGATGCGCTCGGCCAGGCCCAGGCGCTTGAGCCCGGCGGCCGCCAGCACGATGGCGTCGTAGCCGCCTTCGTCCAGCTTGCGCAGGCGCGTGTCGAGATTGCCGCGCAGCGGCTCGATGCGCAGATCGGGGCGCAGATTCTTCAGTTGCACCACGCGGCGCAGGCTCGAGGTGCCCACCACCGCGCCCTGCGGCAGCTCGGCCAAGTTGGCGTAGCGGTTCGAGACGAAGGCGTCGCGCGGGTCCTCGCGCTCCAGGATGCTCACCAGGGCAAAGCCCTCGGGCAGGTCCATGGGCACGTCCTTGAGCGAGTGCACCGCCAGGTGGGCACGGCCCTCCTCCAGCGCCGTCTCCAGCTCCTTCACGAACAGACCCTTGCCTCCCACCTTGGAGAGCGCGCGGTCGAGGATCTGGTCGCCGCGGGTGGTCATGCCCAGCAGGCCCACATCGAGTTTCAGGCGTTCGGCCAAGAGGGCCTGCACATGCTCGGCCTGCCACAGCGCGAGGCGGCTTTCGCGCGTCGCGATCAAGAGTTGTTGCGTCATGCCCTCATGCTAGCGCAGCCCGGTGCGACCCCATTCCGGCTTGCGCAAAGAAACTGTTAAAGTCGAAAACTGGTAACTTGGTTACACGCGCCTCACCTCCAACGCCCCAACTCCAGACCATGCCAGCCCGACCAGCCCATCCCGCGCCACGCGCCGTCAAGACGGCCGTCAACACCACCAAGGCCGCAGCCAAGGACAAGAACGCGCCCCTGATGCACGACATCCGCCTTCTGGGCCGCATCCTCGGTGAGGTGATCCGCGAGCAGGAGGGCCGCGACGCCTATGAGCTGGTGGAGCGCATCCGCAAGCTCTCGGTGGCCTTCCGCCTGAAGCGCGATACGCAGGCCGGCAAGAGCTTCGACAAGCTGCTGAAGAGCCTCTCGGGCGAGCAGACCGTGAGCGTGATCCGCGCCTTCAGCTATTTCTCGCACCTGGCCAATATCGCCGAGGACCGCCACCATGTGCGCCGCCGCGAGATCCACGAGCGCGCCGGCAGCCTGCAGCCGGGCTCGCTCGCCTATGCCTTGGAGCGCCTGCACGAGGCCGGCGTGCGCCCGGCCGAGGTGGCCAAGACCCTGCAGCATGGCTTCATCTCGCCGGTGCTGACCGCCCACCCCACCGAGGTGCAGCGCAAGAGCATCCTGGACGCCGAGCGCGCCATTGCCGAGCTGGTGGGCCAGCGCGACACCCTGCACACCGAGCGCGAGCTGCGCGACAACGAGACCCTGATGCGCGCCCGCATCACCCAGCTTTGGCAGACGCGCATGCTGCGCTACTCCAAGCTGACGGTGGCCGACGAGATCGAGAACGCGCTCTCCTACTACCACGCCACCTTTCTGCGCCAGATCCCCAAGCTCTACGCCGAGCTGGAAGAGGCCCTGCCCGGCCACGAGTTCAAGAGCTTTCTGCGTATGGGCCACTGGATCGGCGGCGATCGCGACGGCAATCCCAACGTCACTGCTGTGACGCTGCGCCATGCGATGAAGCGCCAGGGCGAGGTGGCGCTGCGCCACTACCTCACCGAGCTGCATGAGCTGGGCGCCGAACTCTCGATCTCGGCCCGCCTGGCCAGCATCAGCCCCGAGCTGCAACTGCTGGCCGAGCGCAGCCCGGATCGCAACGAGCACCGCATGGACGAGCCCTACCGCCGGGCGTTGACCGGCATGTATGCGCGCCTGGCCGCCACCCTGCACGAGCTCACCGGCACCGAGGCGCTGCGCCATGCCGTGGCCCCGCAGGACCCCTATCTGAGCCCCGAGGAGCTGCTGGCCGATCTGCGCATCATCGAAAGCTCGCTGCGCAGCCACCATGCCGAGGCGCTGATCGCGCCGCGGCTGAAGCCGCTGATGCGCGCCATCCAGGTGTTCGGTTTCCATCTCGCCACGCTGGACCTGCGCCAGAGCTCCGACCAGCACGA
This portion of the Paucibacter sediminis genome encodes:
- the hemC gene encoding hydroxymethylbilane synthase, which gives rise to MTQQLLIATRESRLALWQAEHVQALLAERLKLDVGLLGMTTRGDQILDRALSKVGGKGLFVKELETALEEGRAHLAVHSLKDVPMDLPEGFALVSILEREDPRDAFVSNRYANLAELPQGAVVGTSSLRRVVQLKNLRPDLRIEPLRGNLDTRLRKLDEGGYDAIVLAAAGLKRLGLAERIRSLFAVDEMIPCAGQGALGLEVRADAATLSQQLAGLMHEPTWLATQAERAVSRALGGSCSMPLAAHAVWEGGELQLAAALGHPEHHDKPLLKTLGRGQPRNEAEARALGERVAQALREQGASAYLAAA